The Rickettsiales bacterium genome includes a region encoding these proteins:
- a CDS encoding AsmA family protein produces the protein MVLRHRKLIKRLIILILLIIGGFEWLLFSISAWIKPEIYQQQVLDIIKKQTGKDLTIAGNARFVLLPTPRLVIQGLEMDNSNSDLFAPSLYSEKLEVHIEPMSLLSGEVSIAGVTLINPILSLERGGDNIIHWDWLNINLLNSLDNSDNKKTPPFYIRGGIISYRDNIHDQNIFIEDINLTANYNNYLYLSGSMKRNKRSYNFTIDNSPSDIKIDNGFYINFQMAGDNTGRINLKSAILSLGESPEIVGTINFTASDMWSWMHLPSRYKNNEKDKNQKKVAKRLFDMRFDASWKLKDGFINIDEFSLNGLNSKGGGKAKVYWNKWHPTIITDTRFEYIDYFVWKAVIEDSMAAKLRSAHPDDYVQNYDFNPTNPLPENIELKLNMKANNVLFGEQKWENVALNTVLDNGAVTINQCDINLKGDGLLSIFGVVSQGGLGNLRFEGNMEAKGKKFHESIEMFYPAANKLPDIGNGKFVIDSNLYMDSQQIRLFEADAVIDGQDMSGTMTAYIAGVPRVDMKIKLKDVNFDYIRDVLLTDNFTDDSIPETTSNLIEKKSSIIKKYSDNRFDWLKKIPTRMDIKVYIDDFTFMEKKGDKASFYLYAYKGDLRLSDIRFVYPDSTTELNFSLNVNNLLPYVNLMINADNLDTEYFIPSSAKIEHSKDKNSAKKLRSLKKRKILKEEINEYIDSRIPMEWMGEVDGILDINLRKLIHKGFTFENVKMRANLESRKLKITNLDFVYSQAETSMAGSVYGGKVPGILLNFTMSKADIYDILNPVIGLNNINGYSSLSGTISTTGWNFREWLEQMEGKFLISARGVKVKGINIFGVSNIIEVARSSADVFNNVNNVVTKGTTEFMVDGSINVRKGEIRAPGVTLRSGLVTGTIIGGIDLKSLSGQFSILFRFSNLSPDIIPIMVLQLSGKLNDPSIRVDTSSLEDFVAKRNVGRNIGN, from the coding sequence ATGGTTTTGAGGCATAGAAAATTAATAAAAAGATTAATAATACTAATATTATTAATTATAGGTGGGTTCGAGTGGCTTCTATTTTCAATAAGCGCTTGGATTAAGCCAGAAATTTATCAGCAACAGGTTTTAGATATTATTAAAAAACAAACCGGTAAAGATCTAACCATCGCTGGTAACGCCAGATTCGTGTTACTACCTACTCCAAGATTAGTTATTCAGGGTTTAGAGATGGATAATAGCAATAGTGACCTATTCGCTCCTAGCCTTTACTCAGAAAAGCTAGAAGTTCATATAGAGCCGATGTCACTTTTATCAGGTGAGGTTAGCATAGCGGGAGTTACGCTTATCAATCCGATTCTCTCTTTAGAAAGAGGTGGCGACAATATTATCCATTGGGATTGGCTTAATATAAATCTTCTTAATAGCCTTGATAATAGCGACAATAAGAAAACTCCGCCATTTTATATAAGGGGTGGTATTATTAGTTATCGCGATAATATACATGATCAGAATATTTTTATAGAGGATATTAATCTAACCGCTAATTATAATAATTATCTATATTTAAGCGGTAGTATGAAACGTAATAAACGTTCATACAATTTTACCATAGATAATAGTCCATCAGATATAAAAATTGACAATGGTTTTTATATCAACTTTCAGATGGCAGGTGATAATACTGGGAGAATCAATCTAAAAAGTGCTATTCTATCACTTGGAGAGTCTCCAGAAATTGTCGGGACAATAAATTTTACCGCTAGCGATATGTGGAGTTGGATGCATTTACCATCCAGATATAAAAACAATGAGAAAGATAAAAATCAAAAAAAAGTCGCTAAGAGGCTCTTTGATATGCGGTTTGACGCGTCTTGGAAATTAAAAGATGGTTTTATCAATATTGATGAGTTTTCATTAAATGGGTTAAATTCAAAAGGAGGCGGCAAGGCTAAAGTTTATTGGAACAAATGGCATCCAACCATAATTACCGACACAAGATTTGAATATATAGATTATTTTGTATGGAAAGCCGTCATAGAAGATTCAATGGCTGCGAAATTGCGTAGTGCGCATCCTGATGATTATGTGCAAAATTACGATTTTAACCCTACTAATCCTCTGCCAGAAAATATTGAGCTAAAGCTTAATATGAAAGCGAATAATGTCCTATTTGGAGAGCAGAAATGGGAGAATGTAGCGTTAAATACAGTGCTTGATAATGGAGCTGTAACCATAAATCAGTGTGATATTAACCTAAAAGGTGATGGTCTTCTGTCAATATTTGGGGTTGTTTCGCAGGGTGGTCTGGGTAATCTTCGCTTTGAGGGTAATATGGAAGCCAAAGGAAAAAAATTTCATGAATCAATAGAAATGTTTTATCCTGCGGCGAATAAGCTACCTGATATAGGAAATGGAAAATTTGTGATAGACTCCAATTTGTATATGGATAGTCAGCAAATTCGGTTGTTTGAGGCAGATGCTGTTATTGATGGTCAAGATATGAGTGGAACCATGACAGCCTATATTGCTGGAGTCCCTCGTGTTGACATGAAGATAAAGTTAAAAGATGTAAATTTTGACTATATAAGAGATGTACTGCTAACAGATAATTTTACCGATGATAGTATTCCAGAAACTACGAGTAACTTGATTGAAAAGAAATCGTCTATCATTAAAAAATATTCTGATAATCGTTTTGATTGGCTTAAAAAAATTCCAACGAGGATGGATATTAAAGTATACATTGATGATTTTACTTTTATGGAAAAAAAGGGAGATAAGGCTTCTTTTTATTTATACGCTTACAAGGGAGACTTAAGACTTTCGGATATTCGTTTTGTTTATCCTGACTCAACAACAGAGCTGAATTTTAGTCTGAATGTAAATAATTTGCTGCCATATGTAAATTTAATGATCAATGCTGATAATTTAGATACGGAGTATTTTATTCCATCATCAGCGAAGATTGAGCATAGTAAAGACAAAAATAGTGCTAAAAAATTAAGAAGCCTCAAAAAACGAAAAATTCTTAAAGAAGAAATAAACGAGTATATTGATAGCCGTATTCCTATGGAATGGATGGGAGAAGTTGATGGAATACTAGACATTAATTTACGCAAATTGATACATAAGGGGTTCACTTTTGAGAATGTTAAAATGCGGGCGAACCTAGAAAGCAGAAAACTGAAAATAACAAATTTAGATTTTGTTTATTCTCAAGCTGAAACCAGTATGGCTGGCAGTGTTTATGGTGGTAAAGTTCCCGGTATTTTGCTTAATTTTACTATGTCTAAGGCTGATATTTACGATATATTAAATCCGGTAATAGGTCTAAATAATATAAATGGATATAGTAGTTTAAGTGGTACTATCTCAACTACCGGCTGGAACTTTAGAGAATGGCTTGAGCAGATGGAAGGAAAATTTCTAATTTCCGCTCGTGGCGTAAAAGTGAAAGGCATAAATATATTTGGTGTTAGCAATATAATTGAGGTAGCGCGTTCTTCCGCTGACGTATTTAACAATGTAAATAACGTTGTTACTAAAGGAACCACCGAGTTTATGGTTGATGGTTCAATTAATGTAAGAAAAGGTGAGATAAGAGCGCCCGGAGTTACTCTAAGAAGCGGTTTGGTTACAGGGACTATCATTGGTGGTATAGATCTTAAAAGTCTTTCTGGTCAGTTTTCTATATTATTCAGATTTTCAAACCTATCTCCTGATATAATTCCAATAATGGTATTGCAACTTTCTGGTAAGTTAAATGATCCGTCAATAAGAGTAGATACGTCCTCACTTGAGGATTTCGTCGCCAAAAGGAATGTCGGTAGGAACATCGGGAATTAG
- a CDS encoding integrase core domain-containing protein — MSKQELRSGKDRVLESSTIKRMEFLCSEYELIKAKRHTRFCFVSEFYKFHNLTRQNFIKYYNRYKSSGSKLELLPQKRGAKYKTRRILPHIEQQIIGLRQKGLNRFEIHADLQISEHETRPCPSTIYNISKKHGFNRLQPRMMEEKRKIIKEKAGELGHIDCHYLPKGMISGDNKRYYLVGLIDHKTSLAWCEVIPEVTSLNVMFSTMKLLNLFKKEFGFDFVEILTDNGSEFGSGSNDPATIKKNPFMRLLFELKIKHRRTKPYRPQTNGKIERFWKTIEEDLLREMVFDSLDQLKNEVFEYMTYYNYARPHSAANGKTPSHLIGKNIT; from the coding sequence ATGAGCAAACAAGAATTACGCAGTGGCAAGGACAGAGTTCTTGAGTCAAGCACAATAAAGCGGATGGAGTTTTTATGTTCGGAATATGAATTAATTAAGGCAAAGCGACACACAAGATTTTGTTTTGTCAGTGAATTTTATAAATTTCATAATCTAACCCGTCAGAATTTCATAAAATACTATAATCGTTACAAAAGTAGTGGTTCTAAATTAGAATTATTGCCTCAAAAACGCGGTGCTAAATATAAAACTAGGAGAATTTTACCTCATATAGAACAACAGATTATAGGCTTACGGCAAAAAGGTTTGAATCGTTTTGAGATACATGCTGATTTACAGATTTCTGAACATGAAACTCGTCCTTGTCCTAGCACTATTTATAATATAAGCAAAAAACATGGATTTAACAGATTGCAGCCAAGAATGATGGAAGAAAAACGCAAGATTATCAAAGAAAAAGCCGGTGAGCTAGGGCATATAGATTGCCATTACCTACCCAAAGGCATGATTTCCGGTGATAATAAACGTTATTATCTGGTGGGGCTGATTGACCATAAAACTTCTCTAGCGTGGTGTGAGGTTATTCCTGAAGTTACATCGCTAAATGTGATGTTTTCTACAATGAAGCTACTTAATTTATTCAAGAAAGAGTTTGGTTTTGATTTTGTTGAGATACTAACGGATAATGGTTCAGAGTTTGGCAGTGGTAGTAACGATCCAGCAACTATTAAGAAAAATCCTTTTATGCGTCTGCTTTTTGAACTTAAAATAAAACATCGCCGAACTAAACCTTACAGACCACAAACTAACGGAAAAATAGAGAGATTCTGGAAAACAATAGAAGAAGATTTGCTGCGTGAAATGGTATTCGACTCGCTAGACCAGCTCAAAAATGAAGTGTTCGAGTATATGACTTACTACAACTACGCAAGACCTCACTCCGCCGCAAATGGAAAAACTCCTTCTCATCTTATTGGAAAAAATATAACATGA
- the metW gene encoding methionine biosynthesis protein MetW: MVLDLRYDLRAIADMVEPNSTLLDVGCGDGDLLYWLKKEKSVVGRGIELSQNGVNNCISKGLSVMQGNADTDLSFYPDKAYDYAVLSQTLQTLENPRKTLENLVRIADRTIVSVPNFGHWRNRLYLTFFGRMPVTRNLSYQWYDTPNIHFCTITDFMELCANLGLSVEKTVYITETGTSSNVVGYKWVANLFGQHGIFMLSG; this comes from the coding sequence ATGGTTTTGGATTTAAGATACGATTTAAGAGCGATAGCCGACATGGTTGAACCAAATTCCACATTGCTTGATGTTGGCTGTGGGGATGGTGATTTACTATATTGGTTGAAAAAAGAAAAATCCGTAGTGGGTAGAGGTATAGAATTATCTCAAAATGGGGTAAATAACTGTATTTCAAAAGGATTATCAGTAATGCAAGGTAATGCTGATACAGATTTATCTTTTTATCCTGATAAGGCATATGATTACGCTGTTCTTAGTCAAACTCTGCAAACACTTGAAAATCCAAGAAAAACATTGGAGAATTTGGTTCGTATCGCAGATCGTACCATAGTTTCGGTCCCTAATTTTGGACATTGGAGAAACCGTTTATATTTAACATTTTTTGGTCGTATGCCTGTTACTCGTAATCTTAGTTATCAATGGTATGACACTCCTAATATCCACTTTTGTACGATTACCGACTTTATGGAACTTTGTGCTAATCTCGGGTTATCGGTGGAGAAGACCGTCTATATTACTGAAACAGGAACATCATCCAATGTTGTAGGGTATAAATGGGTTGCCAATCTTTTTGGGCAACATGGTATTTTTATGCTTTCTGGTTGA